GAAACGCGCCCAGCGATCTGCATAGAATTCACTCCATTCCGCCCGTTTGTGATTCAGGATCCAGTCTCCCCGGGCCGTCAGCTTGTCGGCATTGTATCCGCATTCCTGTGTAACAACAGCCGGTAATTCCAGACCGGATGCCTTTTGAAACTGCTCGATCATATCGTCAGAATAGGATGTCAGGTGAATATTTCCTGAAAGTGGGCCAAATCCATCAGCACCGTGCCAGCCATCGAAACCGTAGTCAGTCAGCGTTTTGACCATCTGTGACGCGAAGTAGTCTTCGAAATAAGAGCCGTCATTCAGCCGGGCCAGACAATTCAATCCCCAGACTTTACCATAGCCCTTCCAGACATGCAGGACTTCCAGATGATCGCTGATCCATTCGCGATGAGTCCTATCCCGCGTATACTTCGCGAACGTACTCAGAAAGACCTGTACGCCCTGCTTTTGCAGATTCTTAATGAGGGCGCGGAGTTGAAAACTGGTCCAGTCCTGGCGTTTTCGCTCGCGATTGAATTCATGTCCTTCTCGCGAACAGTATTCGGGATACAGTGGGAAGTCCTGCTTGAGTCCAGGATGTGACAGTACAAAATCGGGGGAACCTATCAACAGGCATATCGAAGTGGGAGTGAATCCCGCTTTATCGAGATACTGTTGAACGCCATAATCGTCCTGCTGATTATCAAAGGCGATTAACTCAGTCCAGATCCAGCGTTCATAGTCGCGAGATTCAGTAGATTTTTCAGCGGCTGAAAGGGGGGTAACGACGAAGAGTACGAGCACGAAATAAAATGTCATACGCGACAGAGATATTTTTTGCAGAAGCATGGAATGATCCCAGCAGTTGGAGAGTCTAATTGGCAGGGGAGAACAGGTGAGACACAGTTTCCCATAATTTTACAGCGATCGCATCCAGACTGAAATCAGCGAAACCTGTTTTAGACTCTATTTTTCCGTTTTCCGGGAGAAGGACGGGCTTTCAATCCCGCTCTCGGAAATGGAACCTGTTTCCTGAGAAGCGAGAGCAACATTCGGTACTGTACCAGAGCTGCGACTCACTCTCACAGCGGTCGCCGCTCCGCATTTAATCATCGGACGTTCGACCCAATGATACGAAAGGCATGCGACATAATAACTGATCACAACCGATACAACAGCCAGCAACAGACCGAGCATAACGGGATATGCAGCGGTAACCGTCGGACTGACGACAGCCAGCAAACCACAGGCGAGCCAGTACAGGATGATAAAGTGATAGATATAGAATGAGTAAGACAACTGACCCAGCTTGCGGACAAGCGGAACATCCAGGACACGGCTCAGCAGCGGGTTGGTTTTTCCGTCTGCAAGAATTGCGATCAGAAGTGTTGCAAAAACCGCCTCCATCAGAACAGCACAGAACAGATTACCGGGTGAGAACACTGAGCGAGCCGATATTAAACAGACAATGCTGATTAGAAACAGTGTATTCCAGGCTTTCTGGTGGATATGCTGATTCAGTTTCTCAATCAGAGTTGGCAGCATCAACCCCAGATAAAACACATATCCATAGAGAAAGTAGAGACTTCCCGGCAGGACCACACAGATCAGACTGCAAAAGATGAGTAGCATGAGAAACATCAGATTCAGTTTTGTTCCCACACTGCGGCTGACAAAATACGCCAGCGGAAACACCGCAGATATGACCAGTTCCACTTTCAAAGTCCACACAACATGATTGATGTTGGTCTTTTGTAATGCATAATTGGCCAGCACGTTATCCATGGTAATCGGGTTCCGATACCACGCTTTGAACCAGATTGAGGTATTCGGGTACACCTTATAGGTATGAAAGTAGAATATCGAAAGAATAACCAGCGACAGGCAGACCAGATACGCCGGGTAGATGCGAAACAGGCGTTTTACCCAAAAGGCGATGCTTGTTCCCAGCGACTTTGATTTTCGGTCGAGTGACAGCCCCAGTACGTAACCGCTCAGGACAAAAAAGACCGTCACCGCGGCTCCGCCATTAAACGGTATGAGCAACAGGCGCGTGATGTAAGCCTGTGTGCCCTGTGTCGCCTGCAGCGGGGTCGCCCAGATCATTTCATTCTGGTTGACTGAAAACACAATCAGACAATGGCTCACTGCAACCATCAGAGCAGCAATACCCCGCAGTGATTCCAGTTTCGTAATAAACATGGTCTGATTCCGTCTGGCTGTGATCGAAGCTGTTACTCAAGTAATTTCCTCAGTTTAGCCCTCGCTCAGGGGCAGACACAATCAGAAAACCGAAGTAGAGCACCGATTCCCGCCTGATTTCCATCGAAGTCTTTTTATTTCACAGGTTTCCCGTTACGTCGATCAAACTGGAACGGGTCGGATGCATCATCTGTGACCGTGACTTTCAGGGGGGACGCAATCCCTCCCTGGTCAACTTCGACACGCAACAGATTTTTCGCGGCAAACGGCCGATCATGAATCCAGCGATGTCCGTCGCCATGGATGTAGAGGATCGGCTTTTTAAAGGCAATCGCTGTTTCACTCAACGGATCAAAGAAGTCATTGTGAGCCTTCACCGGTTTGGCGTGTCCGAAAATGACCAGACTGCTGACTTCATCACCGAAACGACGCAGGTTGCTGCGCACCCAGTTCAGATTGTCAGCGTGACGCTGTTTCCACTCCACAGGATCGTGAATACGGCCGCCCACCAGATTCAAACCGATAAACAATACGTTCCCTTTCACGAAGGAAAAGTTCTCTTCCCGCTCCAGTTGACGAAAGATTCGAAAAGAATGCTGCCAGCGACGGTCAAACCGCATGAAATACTGTTCCCAGAATTTCCACGCTTCCGCGGGATTGGCACAGTCATTCCATTCGTTATCCCCCGGAATAATAAATACCGGTGTTTTTGACTTGGCCAGCATACCGGCTACTTTAATATAGACGCCTTCATTACAGGGTGTGCTCCCCGCTTTGATATCTCCCACATGCACGACGAATTCGGCATCGTCTGGTAATTTCGTAATCTGTTCCGGCAGCAGGACATCTTCCGCCGGTTTGTAGGGAACGTCGCCCATCACGTAAAAAATGACCTGAGTCGTAGCCTGTGCACTCGATTCAGTTTTCTGCTCTGCCATGGCAGTCGAACCGCACAGCAGCAGGAGTCCCATTGAAACCATTCTCAATCGCATCGGTATCTCTATCCTCAAGAAAGAGTGAAACACAGTGTTATTCTTCGTAAGTGCAGAAGAATGCATTTAAAGCATGGTCAGCGGAGAAGAGAACAGCAAGTGCCCCGGTATTAAAATTGCGATACGCATATTTATTTCAGCCAAACAGCTTTCTGGCCGTCGGATAGACGAAGACAAACCAGTATCCACTGAGAAAACTGATCGCTGAGAAAAAGGCACAAGAGGGATCGATCCTGTTTCCAAAGAGAGTAAACGCAATCATGATCACTCCAATCGAAGTGATAGAACCTTTCCAGACATACTGCCAGGTCGGACAGTGTTCTGCAAGCTGCTTATGCCGTTCCTTTGATTCAAGGGATGGTTCGCCTTCAACCAGCGATTTCCCCTGATCTCCGTTCAAGCCCAGCTGAGTGAGGGTGATGACAAACGGTAAAAAGAAGAATCCCGCTATGAAGAACAGGATGACTGTGGCATTTTTAGAATTCAACATTCGAAGTAATGCATGCGTCTCGTCAAAGGTAGAGAAAGCCATGACTGAGCTATACAGGAGTGCCAGGGCTCCGAAGAGGGAGAAAATATTTGTCATGAGTTTTTCTGCCTGTTACTGAAACTGCATAAAGAACCGAGTGGAAGCATCGATTGCCAGAAACAGTAATACCAGAATCATCCACGTATTTACAAAGTAACTGATCCTCACTTTGCGCCGCTGTTCGACTGACAGGCGCTCTCCTCTGAACGCAATTTTTGCCAGCAGCAGGAGCGAATACAACTGCAGCGGAAAAAACATGATGCCATAGACGGCCATCTTCCAGGCTCTGTCGACCATTTGATTCAGATCGGAATCGGTGACTTCGGCATCGGCAGCTTCATCTTCTTCCCACTGCTCATCAAAGTCTCCTGCTTCGCCGTCCAGACCCTTTGTGTTGCGCCAATCCTCTTCGGTAATCGTTACCGGTTCATGGTCATGCACAACTTCGAATGCACGCGGCACATCTGACTCGGCAACCTGCACTTTGATTCCGCCTATCGCGTTCCCCAGATACCAGGCCATGCCGACAGCGACTTCATCCGACATAAACGAACGAATGCCTGCCGCCTCCAGTTCATTTTGAACCAGACTCGCTTCCACAGGTGAACTTAACGTCGCTACGGTGATTAATTCATGGGACACAGGTTTCTCTCCTGTAATGGTTAAGGCACTTTGACAATCACATTATCATAATGAATCGACTCTTTCGGCGTGACCAGGCCAATCTTGTCTTTGGTCGCGTGTGCGATACCGGGCGACTGCAGGGAACCGATCAGCTTGCCATTAATGAAGGCCTGCATCAGATCCCCCTTGATGCGCACGGTCACCGTGTACCACTTGTCTTTATCCAGCTTGACGGAAAAATCAGCCTGCGTCTTTTTCAGGATCGCCTGTTCTTCCGCCGTCAGCTTTTCTTTGGACCGGCGTTTTTTGAAGATCTCATTACTGAAGACACCGGTCTTACCATCACGGAGCGTCACCTTGGTGGGCGAGACCACCACGCGACAGAGGTGCCCCGCATGCGAGCCTTTGAACTTGTGCTGGTTGAATGTGAGATTGGTAGAAGGGGAACCAGCAAACTTAAGATCAACGGTCAGTTCTACATCGCTATAAGGTTTGGTCAACAACTGATGCACGGCGGCATGTCCGCCACCTTCGAGTTCGACTCCCTGCAGCACGCCGTCTTTGATCACTGACGAACTTTTATAGAGCGTCCACTGTTTGCCCAGTTCTGATTCAGAGAAGTCGTCCGTGAACAGCGTATGCTGATAATTATCGCCGCGAATGGCTACCGGCGCACCCGCGAAGGTCGGCAAGGGAAAGAACAGACAAACCAATGTAAGCAGACACCGTTGACACGACATGTTGAGCACCTTTATTGAATGCCGGTGGGAGAGACTTTCAGAAACAACTCATTTTATCCCGATCAGAGACACTGTTCACTCCTGAAACCGAAAAAGGGGACAGTTTTCCGGAGGATATTTCATCAACTTCACCGCAGCGAAAACTGAGTCTCCTGCTAATCATCAACGTAATAGCTGATACAAAGGATCGTATTTTTAAATTAGAAACTTCTGCGAACTCAAGCATACCCCTTCCTGGTCTGACAGTAGCTACAGGATTTGCTATGATGGGGGGGAGTAGCTTATTATTTCAGCAAGCCACTTCAGGCAGTGAGATTTCGAATAAACAGGGAAATTCTGGATTGAAACCAGATTCTGAAAAGGAAGCAGATTATGTGCACGCGTGCGGTTTACCTGGGGCCGGAAGGCGAGACTGTGACGGGTCGGACCATGGACTGGAAAGAAGACCTGCAGAGCAATCTCTGGATTTTTCCGCGGGGAATGTCCCGCGACGGAGGGCTGGGAGACGCTTCATTAAGCTGGACCAGTCAATATGGCTCCGTGGTCGCCTCGCTCTATGAAGGCGGAACCGCGGATGGCATGAATGAAGCAGGACTGGTGGCCAATCTGTTGTACCTGGTGGAATCAGAATACCCGGCCGACGACGATCCGCGGCCTGCGATTGTCATTTCCGCCTGGGCGCAGTATGTGCTGGACCAGTTTGCAACGGTCGAGGAAGCCGTCAGTGAACTGCGCAAAGAGACGTTCCGGATGGTGACA
The sequence above is a segment of the Gimesia algae genome. Coding sequences within it:
- a CDS encoding acyltransferase family protein, whose protein sequence is MFITKLESLRGIAALMVAVSHCLIVFSVNQNEMIWATPLQATQGTQAYITRLLLIPFNGGAAVTVFFVLSGYVLGLSLDRKSKSLGTSIAFWVKRLFRIYPAYLVCLSLVILSIFYFHTYKVYPNTSIWFKAWYRNPITMDNVLANYALQKTNINHVVWTLKVELVISAVFPLAYFVSRSVGTKLNLMFLMLLIFCSLICVVLPGSLYFLYGYVFYLGLMLPTLIEKLNQHIHQKAWNTLFLISIVCLISARSVFSPGNLFCAVLMEAVFATLLIAILADGKTNPLLSRVLDVPLVRKLGQLSYSFYIYHFIILYWLACGLLAVVSPTVTAAYPVMLGLLLAVVSVVISYYVACLSYHWVERPMIKCGAATAVRVSRSSGTVPNVALASQETGSISESGIESPSFSRKTEK
- a CDS encoding putative signal transducing protein; the protein is MSHELITVATLSSPVEASLVQNELEAAGIRSFMSDEVAVGMAWYLGNAIGGIKVQVAESDVPRAFEVVHDHEPVTITEEDWRNTKGLDGEAGDFDEQWEEDEAADAEVTDSDLNQMVDRAWKMAVYGIMFFPLQLYSLLLLAKIAFRGERLSVEQRRKVRISYFVNTWMILVLLFLAIDASTRFFMQFQ
- a CDS encoding family 16 glycoside hydrolase, translated to MSCQRCLLTLVCLFFPLPTFAGAPVAIRGDNYQHTLFTDDFSESELGKQWTLYKSSSVIKDGVLQGVELEGGGHAAVHQLLTKPYSDVELTVDLKFAGSPSTNLTFNQHKFKGSHAGHLCRVVVSPTKVTLRDGKTGVFSNEIFKKRRSKEKLTAEEQAILKKTQADFSVKLDKDKWYTVTVRIKGDLMQAFINGKLIGSLQSPGIAHATKDKIGLVTPKESIHYDNVIVKVP